Proteins encoded by one window of Collimonas fungivorans:
- a CDS encoding winged helix-turn-helix transcriptional regulator: protein MKTNVSGCSVEEAMLLLGGRWRMLLVSYLLDGPKRFNDLRRDVPNISQRMLTLDLRALEAAGLVQRTVYAEVPVKVEYCLTADGQRLRKVVEVLKEFGLWLKQEQQLSPDQAKLAH from the coding sequence ATGAAGACCAATGTTTCAGGCTGTTCGGTGGAAGAAGCCATGCTGCTGCTGGGCGGGCGCTGGCGCATGCTGCTGGTGTCTTACCTGCTGGACGGCCCCAAGCGTTTCAACGATTTGCGGCGCGATGTGCCGAACATTTCCCAGCGCATGCTGACGCTGGACCTGCGCGCGCTGGAAGCGGCCGGACTGGTGCAGCGCACGGTTTACGCCGAGGTGCCGGTCAAGGTGGAGTACTGCCTTACCGCCGACGGCCAGCGTTTGCGCAAGGTGGTGGAAGTGCTGAAGGAGTTCGGGCTGTGGCTGAAACAGGAACAGCAGCTTAGCCCGGATCAGGCTAAGCTGGCGCATTGA
- a CDS encoding SIS domain-containing protein — protein MQLKQHINASLVEAQQSLEALLANDAALQSIERAAALLIDVFERKGRVYSCGNGGSMCDAMHFAEELTGRYRLDRAALGATAISDAGHLTCVGNDHGYEQVFSRYIEGHGRAGDCLVALSTSGTSKNIIRAAQTARELGMHVIVLSGKQAELLSSLSDVYICTPGGAFADRVQELHIKVLHILIELIERHFFPENYASKA, from the coding sequence ATGCAATTGAAGCAACACATTAACGCCAGCCTGGTCGAAGCGCAGCAATCGCTGGAAGCGCTGCTCGCCAACGACGCGGCGCTGCAATCGATTGAACGGGCGGCGGCGCTGCTGATCGATGTGTTTGAACGCAAGGGCCGCGTGTATTCGTGCGGCAACGGCGGCTCCATGTGCGATGCCATGCATTTCGCCGAAGAGCTGACCGGCCGCTACCGGCTGGACCGGGCGGCGCTGGGCGCAACCGCGATCAGCGATGCCGGCCACCTGACCTGCGTCGGCAATGACCATGGTTACGAGCAGGTGTTCTCACGCTATATCGAAGGACACGGACGCGCCGGCGATTGCCTGGTTGCGCTGAGCACCAGCGGCACCAGCAAGAACATCATCCGCGCGGCGCAAACCGCGCGCGAGCTCGGCATGCATGTGATCGTGTTGTCCGGCAAGCAGGCCGAACTGCTGTCGTCCTTGAGCGATGTTTATATCTGCACCCCGGGCGGCGCCTTTGCCGACCGCGTGCAGGAACTGCACATCAAGGTGCTGCACATCCTGATCGAGCTGATCGAGCGTCATTTCTTTCCAGAGAATTACGCCTCCAAGGCATAG
- a CDS encoding arylsulfatase gives MKKARSQSLAQFFFIRLGVIAAAIASLATLASCGGSDTGLAASAPAVPVVQKRPNILYIMADDLGYSDIRAFGGEINTPNLDALVQSGRILTNHHTGTVCAITRSMLISGTDHHLVGEGTMGAPADERKGLPGYEGYLNDRALSVAQLLKDGGYHTYMAGKWHIGSGIPGSASGGGQTPDQWGFEHSYALLGGAASNHFAHEPAGSKNYTEDGQYVQPGQPGQPGGTGGSPAVFYSTDFYTQRLISYIDANKADGKPFFAYAAFTSPHWPLQVPEPYLHNYAGKYDQGYDAIRNARIARQKALGIIPADFTPFAGVPEKLASSPATVNNGTANAKYINAVHSAAQGYSDYGPGVVDKAWNSLSPAEKKAQARYMEIYAGMVENLDHNIGLLVQHLKDIGEYDNTFIMFQSDNGAEGWPIDSGADPTATDTANAADPVYAALGSDNGKQNAQRLQYGLRWAEVSATPFRLTKGYATEGGVSTPLIVHLPGQTTQLPTLRPFTHVTDNTATFLAVAQIAPPTQPAPPLLNSLNGADQNKGKVVYNNRYVYPITGQSLLPLLNGQGAAVVHNAPFGDEAYGRGYLRSSDGRWKALWTEPPNGPLDGHWELFDVTLDRGENHDVSTQNPSVIGSLIQQWNDYMSGVGGVEPQRPRGYY, from the coding sequence ATGAAAAAAGCCAGATCGCAATCTCTCGCGCAATTTTTTTTTATTCGCCTCGGCGTGATCGCCGCCGCAATAGCCAGCCTGGCCACGCTCGCGTCGTGCGGCGGTTCGGACACCGGCCTGGCTGCGTCAGCCCCCGCCGTGCCTGTGGTGCAGAAACGCCCGAACATCCTCTACATCATGGCCGACGACCTCGGTTACTCGGACATCCGGGCCTTCGGCGGCGAAATCAATACGCCCAACCTCGACGCCCTGGTGCAGTCGGGCCGCATCCTGACCAACCACCACACTGGCACCGTCTGCGCGATCACGCGCTCGATGCTGATTTCCGGCACCGACCATCATTTGGTCGGCGAAGGAACGATGGGCGCGCCGGCCGACGAGCGCAAAGGTTTGCCGGGCTACGAAGGTTACCTGAACGACCGCGCACTGTCGGTGGCGCAGCTGCTGAAGGATGGCGGTTACCACACCTACATGGCGGGCAAGTGGCATATCGGTTCGGGCATTCCGGGCAGCGCCAGCGGCGGCGGACAGACTCCCGACCAGTGGGGCTTCGAGCACAGCTACGCCTTGCTCGGCGGCGCCGCCAGCAATCACTTCGCGCATGAACCGGCGGGCTCAAAGAACTACACCGAAGACGGGCAGTATGTACAACCCGGCCAGCCAGGCCAGCCGGGCGGCACAGGCGGCAGCCCGGCGGTGTTCTATTCGACCGATTTTTATACGCAGCGCCTGATTTCCTACATCGATGCCAACAAGGCCGATGGCAAGCCGTTCTTCGCTTACGCGGCCTTCACTTCGCCGCATTGGCCGCTGCAAGTGCCGGAGCCCTACCTGCATAACTATGCCGGCAAGTACGACCAGGGTTATGACGCCATACGCAACGCCCGCATCGCACGCCAGAAAGCGCTCGGCATCATCCCGGCCGATTTCACGCCGTTTGCCGGGGTGCCGGAGAAACTGGCGTCGTCGCCAGCCACTGTCAACAACGGCACCGCCAACGCCAAATACATCAACGCCGTGCACAGTGCGGCGCAAGGGTATTCGGACTATGGCCCGGGCGTGGTCGACAAGGCATGGAACAGCCTGTCGCCGGCGGAAAAGAAAGCCCAGGCGCGCTACATGGAAATCTATGCCGGCATGGTGGAAAACCTTGACCACAACATCGGCCTGCTGGTCCAGCACCTGAAGGATATCGGCGAATACGACAATACGTTCATCATGTTCCAGTCGGACAATGGCGCGGAAGGCTGGCCGATCGACTCCGGCGCCGATCCGACCGCCACCGATACCGCCAATGCAGCCGATCCCGTGTATGCGGCGCTGGGCAGCGACAACGGCAAGCAGAATGCACAGCGCCTGCAATACGGCTTGCGCTGGGCTGAAGTCAGCGCCACGCCGTTCCGCCTGACCAAGGGCTACGCCACCGAGGGCGGCGTGTCGACGCCGCTGATCGTGCACCTGCCGGGCCAGACCACGCAGCTGCCGACCTTGCGTCCGTTCACCCACGTGACCGACAACACCGCGACCTTCCTCGCCGTGGCCCAGATCGCCCCGCCCACACAGCCGGCGCCGCCGCTGCTCAACAGTTTGAACGGCGCCGACCAGAACAAGGGCAAGGTGGTCTACAACAACCGCTATGTCTATCCGATCACCGGCCAGTCCCTGCTGCCGTTGCTGAACGGCCAGGGTGCGGCCGTGGTGCATAACGCACCGTTCGGCGACGAGGCATACGGGCGCGGGTACCTGCGCAGCAGCGACGGCCGCTGGAAAGCACTCTGGACCGAACCGCCGAACGGCCCGCTGGATGGTCATTGGGAGCTGTTCGACGTGACGCTGGACCGCGGCGAGAACCATGACGTATCGACGCAGAACCCGTCTGTCATCGGTAGCCTGATCCAGCAATGGAACGACTATATGAGCGGCGTCGGCGGGGTCGAACCGCAGCGTCCGCGCGGCTATTACTGA
- a CDS encoding formylglycine-generating enzyme family protein produces the protein MRTRIWLTGAAGAAALLAAAVVLPLAASGGGLDQQNRARSLAPLGSEPQCEAYSGLPAHWGSDPQAGMVHLGAGAFVFGSKFGYEDERPRGDGKTRVRGFWIDQTDVTNAQFASFVAATGYVSDAERQGGGAVFHKPTLEELNARDLAWWTWVAGASWQHPAGPGSSLEGIGNQPVTMVTQADALAYARWLGRDLPSEAEWEYAGKAGHDGAELDTAPRDRHGKPTANYWQGVFPLVNNNEDGHIGLAPVGCYAANDFKLYDMVGNAWEWTKDIYSGSHQAHSNGDTAAVAPASRRHDTPVVIKGGSFLCSRDYCVRYRASSREQQEADLPASHIGFRTILRDS, from the coding sequence ATGAGGACGCGGATCTGGTTGACCGGAGCGGCAGGCGCGGCAGCCTTGCTGGCTGCTGCAGTTGTTTTGCCGCTGGCGGCAAGCGGCGGCGGCCTTGACCAGCAGAACCGGGCGCGCAGCCTGGCGCCGCTGGGTTCGGAGCCGCAGTGCGAGGCTTATTCGGGTTTGCCGGCGCACTGGGGCAGCGATCCGCAAGCCGGCATGGTGCACCTGGGCGCCGGCGCATTCGTCTTCGGCAGCAAGTTCGGTTACGAAGACGAACGCCCGCGCGGCGACGGCAAGACCAGGGTGCGCGGATTCTGGATCGACCAGACCGATGTCACCAACGCCCAGTTCGCCTCCTTCGTTGCCGCAACCGGCTATGTCAGCGACGCCGAGCGCCAGGGCGGCGGCGCGGTGTTCCACAAGCCGACGCTGGAAGAACTGAATGCGCGCGACCTGGCATGGTGGACCTGGGTAGCCGGCGCATCATGGCAACACCCGGCCGGCCCCGGCAGCAGCCTGGAGGGTATCGGCAACCAGCCGGTGACCATGGTGACCCAGGCCGACGCTCTCGCCTACGCGCGCTGGCTGGGCCGCGACCTGCCCAGCGAAGCCGAATGGGAATACGCCGGCAAGGCCGGGCACGATGGCGCCGAACTCGACACCGCGCCGCGCGACCGGCACGGCAAACCGACCGCCAACTATTGGCAGGGAGTATTTCCGTTGGTGAACAACAACGAAGACGGCCACATCGGCCTGGCTCCGGTCGGCTGCTACGCGGCTAACGACTTCAAACTCTACGATATGGTTGGCAACGCATGGGAATGGACCAAAGACATCTACAGCGGATCGCATCAGGCGCACAGCAACGGCGATACCGCGGCAGTGGCGCCGGCATCGCGCCGCCACGACACGCCGGTGGTGATCAAGGGCGGCTCCTTCCTCTGCTCGCGCGACTACTGCGTACGTTACCGTGCTTCGTCGCGCGAACAGCAGGAAGCGGACTTGCCGGCATCGCATATCGGCTTCCGCACCATTTTGCGCGACAGCTGA
- a CDS encoding MetQ/NlpA family ABC transporter substrate-binding protein has protein sequence MLAASLLGIVVPHAHAAPSVIKVGVTPGTHAEIMEQVRRHALNDTLKLEVVVFDDNKRIDAALAAGKIDAASFEDGPAFEAQRRRYALASIGSTVTLPIALYSRRLTSLTQLQRGATIAIPADAAGTARALVLLQNFRLLTFSDRAGLHATLADITGNRLHLKIRQVPQAQLFAALDQVAFAVIGSADAAKASLYPARDSIGIEDARSPWQNVLAVRAGDRGEPWVTRLLAAYHSEPVAKFILERYQDSVRRPW, from the coding sequence ATGCTGGCCGCCAGCCTGCTCGGGATTGTTGTGCCGCACGCACATGCAGCGCCGAGCGTGATCAAGGTTGGCGTAACGCCCGGCACGCATGCGGAGATCATGGAACAAGTGCGGCGTCATGCGCTAAACGACACCCTGAAGCTGGAGGTGGTCGTATTCGACGACAACAAGCGCATCGATGCAGCGCTGGCGGCCGGCAAGATCGACGCCGCCAGTTTCGAGGACGGCCCGGCTTTCGAAGCGCAGCGGCGGCGCTACGCGCTGGCCAGCATAGGCAGCACCGTCACCTTGCCGATAGCGCTCTACTCGCGCCGGCTGACCTCGCTCACGCAGCTGCAGCGCGGCGCCACGATCGCCATTCCTGCCGATGCGGCCGGCACGGCAAGGGCGCTGGTGTTGCTGCAGAATTTCAGGCTCCTGACATTTTCCGATCGCGCCGGCCTGCACGCAACGCTGGCCGATATCACTGGCAACCGCCTGCATCTGAAGATCAGGCAAGTGCCGCAGGCGCAGCTGTTTGCCGCATTGGATCAGGTGGCGTTCGCGGTGATCGGCAGCGCCGACGCCGCCAAGGCCAGCCTGTATCCGGCACGCGACAGCATCGGTATCGAGGATGCCCGCTCGCCCTGGCAGAATGTGCTGGCGGTGCGCGCCGGCGACCGCGGCGAGCCCTGGGTGACGCGGCTGCTCGCCGCCTATCATTCCGAACCGGTGGCGAAATTCATCCTGGAGCGTTACCAGGACTCGGTGCGCAGGCCGTGGTGA
- a CDS encoding GntR family transcriptional regulator encodes MQNAIIEQEEKPAPLVPKLERQRLHDTVVDHLRNLIVEAVLTPGTKLNERELCETLGISRTPLREALKVLAAEGLIEISPNRGASVSKMSETEIWETFELMSGLEAMSGELACDRITPVELAEIKALHYAMLACKAQNDLPGYYSRNQAIHDKINDAARNSVLRQTYLGLNRRLKALRFKSNFQPTKWDSAAHDHDEMVKALEARDGKRLAAILRQHLLDKRDAVLMAAALPGEGKADHQA; translated from the coding sequence ATGCAAAATGCGATAATCGAGCAAGAAGAAAAACCTGCTCCGCTGGTGCCCAAACTGGAGCGCCAGCGCCTGCACGACACGGTGGTTGACCATTTGCGCAACCTGATCGTCGAAGCGGTGCTGACGCCGGGCACCAAGCTCAATGAGCGGGAGTTATGCGAGACGCTGGGGATTTCGCGCACGCCGTTGCGCGAAGCGCTGAAGGTACTGGCGGCCGAAGGCTTGATAGAGATATCGCCGAACCGGGGGGCGTCGGTATCCAAGATGTCGGAAACCGAAATCTGGGAAACCTTCGAACTGATGAGCGGACTGGAAGCGATGTCGGGCGAACTGGCCTGCGACCGCATCACGCCGGTCGAACTGGCCGAGATCAAGGCCCTGCACTATGCGATGCTGGCCTGCAAGGCGCAGAACGATCTGCCGGGCTACTACAGCCGCAACCAGGCGATACACGACAAGATCAACGATGCAGCCCGCAATTCAGTCCTGCGCCAGACTTACCTGGGTCTGAACCGGCGCCTGAAGGCACTGCGCTTCAAATCGAATTTCCAGCCGACCAAATGGGATAGCGCCGCGCACGACCACGACGAGATGGTCAAAGCGCTGGAAGCGCGCGACGGCAAACGGCTGGCGGCGATATTGCGCCAGCACTTGCTGGACAAGCGCGATGCTGTGCTGATGGCTGCGGCCTTGCCGGGTGAAGGCAAAGCCGATCACCAGGCCTGA
- a CDS encoding pyridoxal-phosphate-dependent aminotransferase family protein: MLTLDFHPAGRHFLQIPGPSPVPDRILRAMSYPTIDHRGPEFGALGLQVLAGIKKIFKTVQPVVIYPASGTGAWEAALTNTLSAGDTVLMYETGHFATLWKKMAEALGLKPEFLGLPGIEGWRHGVQADRIEQRLRQDSEHQIKAVCVVHNETSTGVTSDIAAVRRAIDAAGHPALLIVDTISGLASADYRHDEWGVDVTVSGSQKGLMLPPGISFNAVSQKAIAASKNARLPKAFWDWTDIIEMNQSGYWPYTPNTNLLYGLSEALEMILGEGLDHVFARHQRLASACRDAVRAWGLEIQCADPALYSPVLTGVMTPPGFDADAIRKTIYENFNMSLGTGLGKMKGGMFRIGHLGEANDLTLMATLAGCEMGLKLAGVPLAGSGVVAAMDNLAAQKSKPVLKAA; encoded by the coding sequence ATGTTGACATTAGATTTCCATCCGGCCGGCCGTCATTTCCTGCAGATCCCGGGTCCCAGCCCGGTGCCTGACCGGATTTTGCGCGCCATGAGTTATCCGACCATCGACCACCGCGGCCCGGAATTCGGCGCGCTGGGTTTGCAGGTATTGGCAGGCATCAAGAAAATTTTCAAGACCGTGCAGCCGGTGGTGATCTACCCGGCTTCCGGCACCGGCGCCTGGGAAGCAGCGCTGACCAACACCCTGAGCGCCGGCGATACGGTGCTGATGTACGAGACCGGACATTTCGCCACACTCTGGAAAAAAATGGCCGAAGCCCTCGGTTTGAAGCCGGAATTCCTCGGCTTGCCTGGCATCGAAGGCTGGCGCCACGGCGTGCAGGCGGATCGCATCGAACAGCGCCTGCGCCAGGACAGCGAGCATCAGATCAAGGCTGTGTGCGTGGTGCATAACGAAACCTCGACCGGCGTCACCTCCGACATCGCCGCAGTGCGCCGTGCGATTGACGCCGCCGGCCATCCGGCCCTGCTGATCGTCGATACGATTTCCGGCCTGGCTTCGGCCGATTACCGCCATGACGAATGGGGCGTCGACGTCACCGTGTCGGGATCGCAAAAGGGTTTGATGCTGCCGCCGGGCATCAGCTTCAATGCGGTATCGCAGAAAGCCATCGCGGCCAGCAAGAACGCCAGGTTGCCGAAAGCATTCTGGGACTGGACTGACATCATCGAGATGAACCAGAGCGGCTACTGGCCCTACACGCCCAACACCAATTTGCTGTACGGACTATCGGAAGCGCTGGAGATGATCCTGGGCGAAGGCCTGGACCATGTCTTCGCTCGCCATCAACGTCTGGCCAGCGCTTGCCGCGACGCCGTGCGCGCCTGGGGCCTGGAAATCCAGTGCGCCGATCCTGCGCTGTACTCGCCGGTGCTGACCGGCGTGATGACGCCGCCTGGTTTCGACGCCGATGCGATCCGCAAGACCATCTATGAAAACTTCAACATGTCGCTCGGCACCGGCCTCGGAAAAATGAAAGGCGGCATGTTCCGCATCGGCCACCTGGGCGAAGCCAACGACCTGACCCTGATGGCGACCCTGGCCGGCTGCGAAATGGGGCTGAAGCTGGCGGGCGTGCCACTGGCCGGCAGCGGCGTGGTGGCGGCGATGGACAACCTGGCCGCGCAAAAGAGCAAACCGGTATTGAAAGCCGCATAG
- a CDS encoding MFS transporter, protein MKHLRLRATTVVLIMLCLMYFITYLDRVNVSTAAAGFAKEFDLSKTQIGLVFSAFAYPYLVFQIIGGWVSDKFGAKRTLIYCGILWGIATILTGFAGGLFSLLLARLLLGLGEGATFPAATSAMSRWVAKENRGFAQGITHAFARIGNAVAPTLVVFIMATHGWRESFYICGVISLVWVLVWAFVFTEHPEKHPRITKEELAILPAVKKSTPKIPWGPLFKRMLPVTIVYFCYGWTLWLFLSWIPQYFLHSYDLDIKKSALFASSVFFAGVIGDTLGGIVSDRILKRTGNLKRARSQMVSVCMLLTLLSLLPLLVTHNVYVSILCLSAGFFFAEMTIGPMWAIPMDIAPQYSGTASGMMNTGSALAAIISPVLSGYLIDRFGSWELPFVGSMILMGFGVLLAFRMQPDSKFEHSVADGGANPVKAGA, encoded by the coding sequence ATGAAACACCTGCGTTTGCGCGCGACCACGGTCGTGCTGATCATGTTATGCCTGATGTATTTCATTACTTACCTGGATCGCGTCAACGTCAGCACCGCCGCGGCCGGTTTTGCCAAGGAATTCGATCTTTCGAAAACCCAGATCGGCCTGGTGTTTTCCGCATTCGCCTATCCCTACCTGGTGTTCCAGATCATCGGCGGCTGGGTCAGCGACAAGTTCGGCGCCAAGCGCACCCTGATCTACTGCGGCATCCTGTGGGGCATTGCTACCATCCTGACCGGTTTTGCCGGCGGCCTGTTTTCGCTGCTGCTGGCGCGGCTGCTGCTGGGCCTGGGCGAAGGCGCTACCTTCCCTGCTGCAACCAGCGCCATGTCGCGCTGGGTCGCCAAGGAAAACCGCGGTTTCGCCCAAGGCATCACCCATGCATTCGCCCGCATCGGCAATGCAGTCGCGCCCACCCTGGTGGTGTTCATCATGGCCACCCACGGCTGGCGCGAATCGTTCTATATCTGCGGGGTGATCAGCCTGGTCTGGGTACTGGTGTGGGCATTTGTGTTTACCGAACATCCGGAAAAACATCCGCGCATCACCAAGGAAGAACTGGCGATACTGCCGGCAGTCAAGAAAAGTACGCCGAAGATTCCATGGGGGCCGCTGTTCAAGCGCATGCTGCCGGTGACCATCGTCTATTTCTGCTACGGCTGGACTTTGTGGCTGTTCCTGAGCTGGATTCCGCAATATTTCCTGCACAGCTACGACCTCGATATCAAGAAATCGGCGCTGTTCGCTTCCAGCGTGTTCTTCGCCGGGGTGATCGGCGATACCCTGGGCGGTATTGTCAGCGACAGGATCCTGAAGCGCACCGGCAACCTGAAGCGGGCGCGCAGCCAGATGGTGTCGGTCTGCATGCTGCTGACGCTGTTGTCGCTGCTGCCATTGCTGGTCACACACAATGTTTACGTCTCGATACTTTGCCTGAGCGCCGGTTTCTTTTTTGCCGAAATGACGATCGGGCCGATGTGGGCGATTCCGATGGATATCGCTCCGCAATACTCGGGTACCGCCAGCGGCATGATGAATACCGGCTCGGCGCTGGCGGCGATCATCTCGCCGGTGCTGTCCGGCTACCTGATCGATCGCTTCGGCAGCTGGGAACTGCCGTTCGTCGGCAGCATGATCCTGATGGGATTCGGCGTGCTGCTGGCGTTCCGCATGCAGCCCGACAGCAAGTTCGAGCACAGCGTGGCGGATGGCGGGGCCAATCCGGTGAAGGCCGGCGCCTAG
- a CDS encoding 2-keto-4-pentenoate hydratase has product MISSQSPQERLAHLLSTAYGKHAAAECIPQELEPASAEEAYLAQQAFLRQRQARIGGWKIGAKSDNGPIQGAPLPAQRIYPATSVIERADYPVLGIELEIMFCFDTDFQPGTALVSEQEVMRHVSTMAASIEIVSSRIAGWPEVPKLSQLADLQNHGALVSGEFVAYDAAFPFLHPAAHLTLNGKDIFKGSASNPAGDPRRLLGWLVNHCSTHGIALPAGTVVTTGSYTGIHFPDEPGLVIGQIAGLPPIHFELA; this is encoded by the coding sequence ATGATTTCCTCACAATCTCCGCAAGAGCGGCTGGCGCATCTGCTGAGCACGGCATACGGCAAACATGCGGCAGCCGAATGCATCCCGCAGGAGCTGGAGCCGGCCAGCGCCGAGGAGGCTTACCTGGCGCAGCAAGCATTCCTGCGGCAAAGACAGGCACGGATCGGCGGCTGGAAGATAGGCGCAAAATCGGACAATGGACCGATACAGGGAGCGCCCTTGCCGGCGCAGCGCATTTATCCGGCCACCTCGGTCATCGAACGTGCTGATTATCCGGTGCTTGGCATCGAGCTGGAAATCATGTTTTGTTTCGATACCGATTTCCAGCCCGGAACAGCGCTGGTCTCGGAACAGGAAGTAATGCGCCATGTAAGCACGATGGCGGCGTCGATAGAGATCGTTTCCAGCCGCATCGCCGGCTGGCCGGAGGTGCCCAAGCTGAGCCAGCTGGCGGACCTGCAAAACCACGGTGCCCTGGTCAGCGGCGAATTTGTCGCTTACGACGCTGCTTTCCCGTTCCTGCACCCGGCCGCGCACCTGACCTTGAACGGCAAAGACATATTCAAGGGCAGCGCCAGCAATCCAGCCGGCGACCCGCGGCGCCTGCTGGGCTGGCTGGTGAACCACTGCAGCACGCATGGCATAGCCCTGCCTGCGGGCACGGTAGTCACTACCGGGTCCTATACCGGCATCCATTTTCCGGACGAACCAGGCCTGGTGATCGGCCAGATTGCGGGTTTGCCGCCGATTCATTTCGAGCTGGCTTAG